The Prunus dulcis chromosome 5, ALMONDv2, whole genome shotgun sequence genomic sequence TGGCCACAGTTCTTCATCAACTCAACTTTATGCAGTTAGGTACAATTCTACCTCTTTGCAGAATTAAGCAACATCAAGTTCAAATTCCCACTTCAACCAGCCAAATGGGATTTGCTAAATTTGGCCATTGATCTAAGATTCAATGTATttacagaaagaaagaaaaaaaacatagaaaagaatgttCAGAAAGCAAATTATCTCAAATGTCATTTGGGTTGGCATGCATTTCACCCCAAAATTAGTTCATacagaagaaaataaacacAATTAGCCTGACTATTTGGACAGCTAATCAATCAGATCATGCATACAAGTCATGCTAGATTAGCAACTGATCCAAAACATAATTGTAGTTTGTTCATTCAAAAATTCTCTTTTGGCCAGATGATCTTAGAGCCTAAACACACCTAACGCccttaggaaaaaaaaaaaaaaaaaaaaaagagcataGGGTGAAGCATGTAtgcgtttttctttttggtcaaagCATGTATgcatttctatatatatatatgggtattTACCATATAATTATACCACATTTTAATACCATCTCACATGGCAGTTGAGGTGGACATCCAACTCATCAAAattatattagtttttttttttttttttttttttacacatcaatttcttattattttaaaaaaacctaacCCAACTGGATTAGAGACTCTTCAGTTTTCACGTAGTCAGGCTGATACATGAACCAATTTGTAAATGCAAAGGAACCAACTTACCAGGTCGTGGAAAAATCAACTCAACCCAATAACAAGGATAAGATATAATCACAAACGCAGCTCGCTACTAGTGAATGTGAATTAACTAAACAAATTCATAAAGGATTGATATTTAAAGATTAacattatttataataatgtCTGATCAATCACACCACCAGGTAAGATCGAGAGACAAACGAGTCTCTCAGTCCACTACAGCCAGATTTTGATACTGTGGGCCAGAGATGGCTGCTTCCATGACATGGTGCGGGCCAACTTCCCCATCGTTATCCAAGAAGGACTTGAACAAATTATTGGAGAAGCCACCCAGCGTGGCCACCCCTGGTCGCCGACGACAAGGCACGGACGCCGTCCCGTAGTGGTCTAGCTGCCAAAACACAATCTGTGGCACTGCATCACCGTACCCTTTCTCCTTAAAATTGCTTTGTATTGCGTCATAATCCGACTTCCAGCAACCATCACCTTTCCTTTCCATGGCTCTTCACCCAGTTGAGACACCAGCACAGCCAAACCCGCAGACACATCCTTGAAGAGTCCACTCGAGACGTTGCACGCAACCAAGCAGTTGCTGAACTTGCCCTGCTTTAAGTAGACCTCCTCCACCATTGCCTTCCACTGAAGCTCAGCCGCTTGTCCGACATCCCCATCATTCACATAGCCTATGATCTCATGTGGAAGCAGAGCATCGGCCTCAAGCTCAATCTTGGAGGCTTTCAAGTCCTccaaatactttttaatcggGCAGCCCCCTGCTTGAGAGCCCTCAGAACTCAAGAACTCTGCCAAGGGCACCAGCACCTCCTTACTCAGCCGATCTCGGACTCTGTCCGTGTAATGTGCCTCCTGAAGCCCTTGGGATTCTATCGGAAAAACCTTCATCGCAATGCTTTCACACAGCAGCGTGGCACGGTCGAGGGAGGAGCCGACAGGAGGGCATGCGAAGGCAGCTGAGCTTAGTATCTCCTCCTGCTGCTTCTCCAAGTTTTGAATATCTTCCCTTAAGTAGTCCGCGAATATATCCGAAACCCGGTCGTGTAGGAACCGATAATCCGAGTTGCTGTTATTCATGGCGATGGTATTATTATTGTCTTTCTTACTGAGGCGGTAGAGAATCTCGACGAGGTCATCCATAGTCCCGACTGACTTGGAAAACTCGGAGACGATAGTGTCGGCGTTGCAGGCTAAAGTCTT encodes the following:
- the LOC117629129 gene encoding uncharacterized protein LOC117629129, with the protein product MLLLLLLPKHPLSAAVFPTGNPCLDLYFRVLPNTRAPYKYLDQLLQLASSHDSLTTLKLICNLRDDDYDLGKYYLQAFYRKAIWLHHNHPKTLACNADTIVSEFSKSVGTMDDLVEILYRLSKKDNNNTIAMNNSNSDYRFLHDRVSDIFADYLREDIQNLEKQQEEILSSAAFACPPVGSSLDRATLLCESIAMKVFPIESQGLQEAHYTDRVRDRLSKEVLVPLAEFLSSEGSQAGGCPIKKYLEDLKASKIELEADALLPHEIIGYVNDGDVGQAAELQWKAMVEEVYLKQGKFSNCLVACNVSSGLFKDVSAGLAVLVSQLGEEPWKGKVMVAGSRIMTQYKAILRRKGTVMQCHRLCFGS